The following proteins are co-located in the Castanea sativa cultivar Marrone di Chiusa Pesio chromosome 8, ASM4071231v1 genome:
- the LOC142605482 gene encoding putative L-type lectin-domain containing receptor kinase II.2 codes for MAMVLHSLQFLIILCVYFICLAFAQNEDHFIYNGFHQENLHLDGSARIHPNGLLQLTNNSKKQIGHAFYQLPLKFNASSGLTQSLSFSTNFVFAIVPKTPSEGGHGIAFTISPSWKFTNVVDSNYLGLLNASNNGLSTNHLLAIELDTVEGEEFQDIDNNHVGIDVNNLTSIESATAAYFSDQERKNISLELVSGNPMHLWIDYNEIEKLLNVTLAPTGITKPNRPLLSTHIDLSQYLLESMYVGFSAATGTITSDHYILGWSFNKSGQAQSLDVSKLPQPPHQRKSKRGQIIMILIIAVVVVLILVTGTIFILRRKKYAEILEDWENEYGPHRFSYKNLYKATKGFSNKELLGEGGFGKVYKGTLRPSNIQIAVKKVSRDSKQGMKEFVAEIISMGRLRHRNLVQLLGYCQRKGKLLLVYDYMPNGSLDKFLYGNEKPKLNWLQRFQILKGVASGLLYLHEEWEQVVLHRDVKASNVLIDAELNGRLGDFGLAKLCDHGANPQTTNVAGTVGYLAPELTRTGRATTFTDVFAFGAFMLEVACGRRPIEIRGLPTEMILVDYVFQCWRKGAILNASDPRLEGSYVKEEMELVLKLGLFCSQSMLATRPSMRQVMQFLDGDADLPELPHDNASFGTPTNSEAYGLSLFPSSSKGSAPSMFSTDSILKSGR; via the coding sequence ATGGCTATGGTTCTTCACTCACTTCAGTTTCTGATAATTCTGTGTGTTTACTTTATTTGCTTGGCCTTTGCTCAAAATGAAGACCACTTCATCTACAATGGCTTCCATCAAGAAAATCTGCATCTAGATGGATCTGCTCGAATCCACCCTAATGGTCTATTGCAACTCaccaacaattcaaaaaaacaaattggtcATGCTTTCTACCAACTTCCTCTAAAATTCAATGCTTCTTCGGGTTTAACTCAGTCTCTTTCATTTTCTACAAACTTTGTATTTGCAATAGTTCCTAAAACACCATCGGAAGGTGGCCATGGAATTGCCTTCACCATCAGTCCTTCGTGGAAATTCACCAATGTTGTAGACAGCAATTATCTAGGACTCTTGAATGCCTCAAATAATGGCCTTTCAACAAACCACTTATTAGCCATTGAGCTTGATACTGTAGAGGGTGAAGAATTTCAAGATATAGACAACAACCATGTGGGAATCGATGTGAACAACCTGACATCAATTGAGTCAGCTACTGCGGCCTACTTTTCTgatcaagaaagaaagaatataagCTTGGAGCTAGTAAGTGGCAACCCAATGCATCTTTGGATAGACTACAATGAAATAGAAAAGTTACTGAATGTAACACTAGCCCCAACCGGCATCACAAAACCAAACCGGCCTCTCTTGTCAACACACATAGATTTGTCCCAATATCTTTTGGAATCTATGTATGTTGGTTTCTCTGCAGCCACTGGTACAATTACAAGTGACCACTACATTCTTGGATGGAGCTTTAATAAAAGTGGACAAGCACAAAGCCTCGATGTTTCGAAGCTTCCTCAACCTCCCCATCAAAGGAAAAGTAAACGGGGACAAATTATCATGATTTTGATCATAGCAGTAGTGGTTGTTCTGATATTGGTTACTGGaactattttcattttgagGAGGAAGAAATATGCAGAAATACTAGAAGATTGGGAAAACGAGTATGGTCCTCACAGGTTCAGTTACAAGAATCTCTACAAAGCAACCAAAGGTTTCTCAAACAAAGAGCTTCTTGGAGAAGGGGGATTCGGAAAGGTTTATAAAGGAACACTTCGTCCTTCCAATATACAGATTGCAGTCAAGAAAGTCTCCCGCGATTCCAAACAAGggatgaaggaatttgtggctGAGATCATTAGCATGGGTAGGCTGAGGCACAGGAACTTGGTACAGCTCCTAGGATATTGCCAGCGAAAGGGTAAACTCCTCTTGGTCTATGATTATATGCCCAATGGAAGCCTTGACAAGTTCTTATATGGCaatgaaaaaccaaaacttAATTGGCTTCAACGATTTCAAATCCTCAAAGGCGTAGCATCTGGCCTTCTTTACCTCCATGAAGAGTGGGAACAAGTTGTTCTACATAGAGATGTAAAAGCAAGCAATGTTCTAATAGATGCCGAATTAAATGGAAGGCTAGGAGATTTTGGCCTTGCCAAATTATGCGACCATGGTGCCAATCCCCAAACCACCAATGTGGCTGGAACTGTGGGTTATTTGGCTCCTGAGCTTACTAGAACAGGAAGGGCAACCACTTTCACTGATGTGTTTGCTTTTGGGGCTTTCATGCTTGAAGTGGCTTGTGGAAGAAGGCCAATAGAGATACGAGGTCTACCTACAGAGATGATTCTGGTTGATTATGTCTTTCAATGCTGGAGAAAAGGAGCCATCCTAAATGCTAGTGATCCTAGATTGGAAGGTAGTTATGTAAAAGAGGAAATGGAATTGGTTTTGAAACTAGGCCTGTTTTGCTCACAGTCAATGCTAGCAACTAGGCCTAGCATGAGGCAAGTGATGCAATTTTTAGATGGTGATGCTGATCTACCAGAGTTGCCACATGACAATGCTTCTTTTGGTACACCTACCAATAGTGAAGCATATGGTTTATCGCTATTTCCTTCATCTAGCAAGGGTTCTGCTCCTTCCATGTTTAGCACTGATTCAATCCTCAAAAGCGGTCGTTGA